ACGCCGACGAAGGAGTAGCGCGACCACACGCCCCCGATCTCGGCCGACTCGAGCAGGAATGTCCCGGACCGGCCCTGCGCGAGTTTGCGGTAGGCGCTGATCGGGGTTTCGGCGTCGGCAAGCAAACGGCAGACGACCGGCACCACGCGATGCTCGGCAAGGTCCGCGAGGAAGCCCTCGCGGTCAGGAGCAACGACACCGTCGGCTGCCGCGCCGGCGGCTCTGCTCGCGCTCATTCCGCCCGCCCCACCACGGCATCGAGGTCGCCGCCGGCGTCGAAGCAGCGGCGGTCGCCGGTGTGGCAGGCCGCACCGACCTGGTCGACCGAGACGAGAAGCGCATCGCCGTCGCAGTCGAGCGCGACCGACTTCACCCATTGCAGGTGCCCCGACGTCTCGCCCTTGACCCAGTACTCCTGGCGGCTACGGCTCCAGAACGTGCAGCGACCCGACGTCAGCGTGCGGTGCAGCGCCTCGTCGTCCATCCACCCGAGCATCAACACCTCGCCGGTGTCCCACTGCTGGATGACCGCGGCGACCAGCCCGTGCTCGTCGCGCTTGAGCCGCGCGGCGATCGTCGGGTCGAGGGCGGACGGCCGGGCGGGCGCGGACATCCGCCCATTCTGCCTGGCGCACACTGCACGCGTGACTGGCGAAGCCGTCGGCTGGCTCCGGGCGCACCGGCGCGCAGCGACCGTCGCCGGGCTGGTCGTGGCATTGCTGTACTCGTGGGTGGCCGGCCACTTCTCGACGTTCACCACCTCGGCTGCGGTTGCGACCTTCGTGCCCGGAGCCATCGGTGTGGGCGTGGCCTTCGGCTCGCGGAGATCGGTGGCGGTGCGGCCGAGGGTCGGCCGGCGCGCATGGCTCGCCTGGGCTCTGGTGCTCGCCGGGTTCACCGCACTCGAGCTCGCTGCACTCTTCCTGGGCGCCGATCACGCGCATCCGACGGTGAGCGACCTCGTGAACCCGTGGTTCGGGCCGGTGCCGGCGCGTGCCGCACTGTTCGCGGCGTGGCTCGGCTTCGGCTATTGGTTGAGCCGCCGATGAGTCGCGCGCTGACCATTGCCGGCTACCTCGCCGCCGTGGTGGTGGCGGTCGCCGTCGACCTGCTCGCCCGCCGCCGC
The DNA window shown above is from Mycobacteriales bacterium and carries:
- the hisI gene encoding phosphoribosyl-AMP cyclohydrolase, whose amino-acid sequence is MSAPARPSALDPTIAARLKRDEHGLVAAVIQQWDTGEVLMLGWMDDEALHRTLTSGRCTFWSRSRQEYWVKGETSGHLQWVKSVALDCDGDALLVSVDQVGAACHTGDRRCFDAGGDLDAVVGRAE